GCCCGACGCTAGCACACTCATCTATATCGATCTCGCGGCCCTGCGCCAGTCTCCCCTGCTGGCCAGCCTGCGCGCCCTGGCGCCCAATCCGCAGGCCGACGCCGACTACGCGGAGTTCGTGCGCGAGACCGGCTTCGACTACGAACGGGATCTCGACCGCGCCGCCATCGCTACCGTAATGCGCGGCGGAACACGCATCCTCTTTGCCGTGGCCGACGGGCGTTTCGACGCCCGCAAAATCGTCGCCCAGGCGCTGCGCACCGGCACGCGCGAAACGCGCGGCGGCCGCGAAGTCTTCACCGCGCCAATCAGCGGCAGCGCGCGGAAGATCACCTTCGCCTTCCTGAAAAAAGACCGCATCGTCCTGACCGACGGCGGCGATCTTAGCCCGTTCTTTTCCGCGCTGGCCGCCCGCCCGGCCGGCGGCGAGCTCGAAGAACGCGCCCTGCGCCTCGCCGGCTCGCCCGTCTTCGCCGTGCTGCACCCCGAGCCCGGAACCCTCGCCGCGCTGGCCGCGCAGATTCCCGGAGGCCTGCGTTCGGAGCAGCTCGTGGCCCTCGCCGGAAGCCTGCGCTGGATCACCCTGGCGGCGCGCCCCGATGGCGAGCAGACGCGCCTGGTCGTCGAAGGCGAAGCGCTCTCCGAAGATGCCCCGCGGCAGATCGCGGAATTGCTGGATAACCTGCTGCTGCTCGCCCGCATGGCCCTGGACGACCCCAAAGCCCGCGCCCGCCTGGACCCCGCCGAGCGCGCGGCGCTTCTGGAAACGCTGAAAAGCGCCGACGTCTCGCGCCTGGACCGCGGCGACACCAAAGCGGTGCGGCTGATGCTCTTTGCCGGCCCCAGCCTCCTCGCGGCGCTGCAGAACTCCACGCCGCACGCGACCGCCGTTGCTCCCCTGCCGGCAACCCCCGGCGCAAATCCCCGGCGGCCCTGAAGCCCGCGCAACGAAGCGCCTGGCGCGGGCCGGGAGTTAACATAACAGCCCCCACCCCCCGGCACTTTTCTGTAATTGCAGATGGCAAAGGACTTTAAGTCCAATGATTTGTAAGTGCGGATTCTACGGGGCTTGCGGACGGGTTTTTCGGAACTGCAGATTCTGCAAGGGTTAGCGGGCGAGGGGTGGCGCGCGCAGAGTGGCTGCTGCGTAATCACGGCACATGTTAGCACAGTAGTACATGCGCTTCAAGAAGGGATGGGGAGAAATTGCGAGGGCGGGGAGGGGCTGGGCATTCGAATGACATTGTGCGCGGCATTGCCAGGCGTAAGAAGAAACCGCACCCAGTCCTTGCCAACTCATCAAGGGGCTGCCACCCGCCCTTGTGTGAATCAAACGCGATATACTCAGCCATGCGCGACTCCTTTCTTTCCGGTCTTCCCACCGACAGCGTATCGCTGTGAGTAGGAGTCGCGCTTTCATATTTTCATTCTGAACGAGCACAGTACACTTCCCTGCTGATTGAGGGGAGGAGACCACTCATGGCGTTGTGGGTGTGCTTGATGCCGTCTGCCGCTTTCTTCTGATCCAGTACCAGAGGCCTAGCCCTAGTGTCACAACCACAAACCACGAAATTAGATGATGCCAAAAGTAATAGGGGAAGTAGTTCAAGCTAAGACAGGTAGGTTTAGTCCAAGGGACTCGCCACCAACACCAAATATGAGTAGAAACCTCAACTCCGACCGCCAAGACTCCGGCAAGCAGCCAGAGCACGATTGGGGGAACGCGAGTGCGCATCGTGTACCAGCAAACGAGCCAGACTGACGTTCCAATCAAAAAGCACATCGCCCAGTATGGCAGCCGTGGTAATTCGAAGTCCCAGAAGTGAAGCGGTCCGCCATTCCAGTCGATCGGAGTACCACACCAGATCGAACCTGATGCGAGTACTTCGGCCACCCAGAGAAAACCGGCACACTTGAGGACTCGGAATGCCATGATGTCTTTCACTTCTTCCACCAGAACCGGGCGGGGGCCTGAACGGTAACAGCAAGCGAGAATCGGCTTGGAGGAGGGGCGGGTGGCGCATTCTTCCGAGCGCATTTCGGCCCTCGCGGCCCACGGCGAGGATACCACTGTCATACGTCACCCCGGAGTGATAAAAGGGCACATTCGCGGGTGGGCTTCGATAAGAGCGGAGCCACCACGAAATCGCTCTGTACTCCAGGTTTGGGAACTTCGTTCGTTCGCGCTGCATGGTTCTTGCAGCAGCAAACAAACGCCAAGTTTCAATGCGCTTTCCGCCCTGCGGAATTGCCGAAGCAATGGACACACCCTGTTGCGTGGGGTTACTCTCCCTCCGACGGAGAAAAAGAGATGAGTTCCCTGGAAGCCCGCCTGCAAGCGGTGGAAGAACGCCTGCAGCATCTCGAAAATTTGGACACAATCCGCCGGGTCATGGCCGGATATTGCCGGGCGATAGACACCGGGGATATCCAGAGCGTCGAGGCGCTCTTCAGCCGCGACGCCGAAGTGACCGTGGTTCCCTGGGGTCTGGAGTGCAAGGGCCGCGACGCCATCGTGGAATTTTATCGTCAGTTTTTCCAGTCAGAGATGAAGAATGGCCGGCACTATTTGGCCAACGAGATGATCGAACGCGATGGCGACGGCTATCGTTCGTTCTGCTATTTTCACGAAACCGTGGAACGCGGCGGAGACTCGCTGGTCGGATGGGGCACCTACGAGCACA
This is a stretch of genomic DNA from Terriglobia bacterium. It encodes these proteins:
- a CDS encoding nuclear transport factor 2 family protein; amino-acid sequence: MSSLEARLQAVEERLQHLENLDTIRRVMAGYCRAIDTGDIQSVEALFSRDAEVTVVPWGLECKGRDAIVEFYRQFFQSEMKNGRHYLANEMIERDGDGYRSFCYFHETVERGGDSLVGWGTYEHTFLHEDGAWKIGKKRVTILVLASIHKGWAGPEKIATL